Below is a genomic region from Oikeobacillus pervagus.
CCATGGTGATCGGTCTTTCATTAGGAACGATTGGTTTGCCACATATTTTACTTCGTTTCTATACGAATCCAAGTGCCAAAGCGGCTCGTAAATCTGCGTTAATGGCAATTGGGATTGCAAGCGTTTTCTTCCTATTTGCGGTTTATTTAGGTGTCGTTGGTCGTGCCATATTCCTCGAGGGCAATGCAAGTCCAGAAGTGATAAAGAACTTAATGACAGGTGGAGACAATATGGTGGTTCCATCGATCGCCGAAGTTCTAGGTGGAAAATGGTTGCTTGGCCTCGTCATTGCAGGTGCATTTGCGGCCATTTTCTCGAACTTATCTGGTTTGTTTATCGCAAGTTCTGGTGCTTTGGCCCATGATTTATACGCTTCTTTCTCGAAAAAAGAGCTTTCCCAGAAGCAACGTGTATTTGCAGGAAAGATGGCCATTGTTGTTTTAGGAATTTTATATGGGATATTAGGCCTACTTGTAAAAGAAGCCTCCATCGGTCACCTAGTTGCATTGGCCTTTACAGTAGCAGCAAGTACGTTTACACCGATCTTTATCTTTGGAATTTGGTGGAGAGGAATGACGGAAAAAGGAGCGATTGCTGGGCTCATCGTCGGATTACTCGCCTCCATGATTATGATTTTCGGTGCTCCAATGATGCCTGAAGCGCTACAATTTAAAGTGCCTGGTATTATCACGGTCCCAATTGGTTTCTTAACCGTTTATATTGTGTCAAAACTGGATCGCCAAGTGCCAAGAGATGTGAATGAGTTTATGAAAAAGGTTCATTCAAAAGAAAGTGAAGTCGCTTAAATAATGGACAACTTTTCGGATGGAATCCCCCTTCCTTTCGAAAAGTTGCTCATCCAT
It encodes:
- a CDS encoding sodium/solute symporter, which produces MAILSDPKYIFTIILMGTIIFITYLSKRNANASDFFVGGRAFGWFTNGSAIAGDYLSAATFLGLAGLTFSIGYDGAFYTFSFSIGLTLLAIFVAGPLRRFGAFTVADFVAYRFHSKRARLVAVIVVLSISGFYAAPQLLGAAQILSMFFGTSYEFGIIFTCAVMILYVGVGGMKGTTLNQALELWIRVGAFILMVGAAVYGGLHYQKILAAITEFSGSIAGTASFTEDGKDVAFEGSSWANTGIITPNFLHTFSMVIGLSLGTIGLPHILLRFYTNPSAKAARKSALMAIGIASVFFLFAVYLGVVGRAIFLEGNASPEVIKNLMTGGDNMVVPSIAEVLGGKWLLGLVIAGAFAAIFSNLSGLFIASSGALAHDLYASFSKKELSQKQRVFAGKMAIVVLGILYGILGLLVKEASIGHLVALAFTVAASTFTPIFIFGIWWRGMTEKGAIAGLIVGLLASMIMIFGAPMMPEALQFKVPGIITVPIGFLTVYIVSKLDRQVPRDVNEFMKKVHSKESEVA